One segment of Ricinus communis isolate WT05 ecotype wild-type chromosome 8, ASM1957865v1, whole genome shotgun sequence DNA contains the following:
- the LOC8270873 gene encoding protein LATERAL ROOT PRIMORDIUM 1 isoform X3 yields MLGLHNILLIAPPPSSSAPFHQQQITNINDQCNISNNQDAWTALKRYQQESCFAKKDALSIVDHEDNIENDNSNSSSRVCRDCGNRAKKECEFRRCRTCCKSRGYDCATHVKSTWVSAARRRERHGGDGGGGGGSSGSSSGGGGTKRPRENVTATSNSLSTSNNNVAASFSFDTGSNYQDGFSGAIDASFKQCLPSQVRAPAVFRCIRVTAINGGEPEVGYQAMVNISGHLFKGFLYDQGIDKKNLFPCISKMPSSERNRDSTSPILDPPAAYTASGSQRLLQASGA; encoded by the exons ATGTTAGGCCTCCATAACATTCTTCTCATAGCTCCACCACCTTCTTCTTCTGCTCCTTTTCATCAACAGCAAATAACCAATATCAATGACCAGtgcaacatttcaaacaatCAAGATGCTTGGACCGCTCTAAAGAGGTATCAACAAGAATCATGTTTTGCTAAAAAAGATGCATTAAGTATTGTCGATCATGAGGataatattgaaaatgatAATAGTAATAGCTCTTCTAGAGTTTGTAGAGATTGTGGAAATAGAGCTAAGAAAGAATGCGAGTTTAGAAGGTGCAGGACTTGCTGCAAGAGTAGAGGGTACGACTGTGCTACTCATGTGAAGAGCACGTGGGTTTCTGCTGCCAGGAGACGAGAGAGGCATGGGGGCGATGGTGGCGGTGGCGGTGGCTCTTCTGGGTCTTCTTCTGGTGGTGGTGGTACTAAAAGGCCAAGAGAGAATGTGACCGCTACATCTAATAGTTTGAGCACTTCTAATAACAATGTCGCTGCTTCTTTCAGTTTTGATACTGGCTCTAATTACCAAG ATGGTTTTTCTGGTGCTATAGATGCAAGCTTCAAGCAGTGTTTACCAAGTCAAGTTCGCGCTCCTGCAGTTTTCAGGTGCATTAGGGTAACTGCCATAAATGGTGGGGAACCTGAGGTTGGATACCAGGCCATGGTGAACATAAGTGGCCATCTATTTAAAGGGTTCCTCTATGATCAAGGCATtgataagaaaaatttatttccaTGTATTTCAAAGATGCCCTCTAGTGAGAGAAATAGAGACTCCACTTCACCAATTCTTGATCCACCAGCTGCATATACAGCTTCTGGCAGTCAAAGATTGCTTCAAG CAAGTGGCGCctaa
- the LOC8270873 gene encoding protein LATERAL ROOT PRIMORDIUM 1 isoform X5 — translation MLGLHNILLIAPPPSSSAPFHQQQITNINDQCNISNNQDAWTALKRYQQESCFAKKDALSIVDHEDNIENDNSNSSSRVCRDCGNRAKKECEFRRCRTCCKSRGYDCATHVKSTWVSAARRRERHGGDGGGGGGSSGSSSGGGGTKRPRENVTATSNSLSTSNNNVAASFSFDTGSNYQDASFKQCLPSQVRAPAVFRCIRVTAINGGEPEVGYQAMVNISGHLFKGFLYDQGIDKKNLFPCISKMPSSERNRDSTSPILDPPAAYTASGSQRLLQGNE, via the exons ATGTTAGGCCTCCATAACATTCTTCTCATAGCTCCACCACCTTCTTCTTCTGCTCCTTTTCATCAACAGCAAATAACCAATATCAATGACCAGtgcaacatttcaaacaatCAAGATGCTTGGACCGCTCTAAAGAGGTATCAACAAGAATCATGTTTTGCTAAAAAAGATGCATTAAGTATTGTCGATCATGAGGataatattgaaaatgatAATAGTAATAGCTCTTCTAGAGTTTGTAGAGATTGTGGAAATAGAGCTAAGAAAGAATGCGAGTTTAGAAGGTGCAGGACTTGCTGCAAGAGTAGAGGGTACGACTGTGCTACTCATGTGAAGAGCACGTGGGTTTCTGCTGCCAGGAGACGAGAGAGGCATGGGGGCGATGGTGGCGGTGGCGGTGGCTCTTCTGGGTCTTCTTCTGGTGGTGGTGGTACTAAAAGGCCAAGAGAGAATGTGACCGCTACATCTAATAGTTTGAGCACTTCTAATAACAATGTCGCTGCTTCTTTCAGTTTTGATACTGGCTCTAATTACCAAG ATGCAAGCTTCAAGCAGTGTTTACCAAGTCAAGTTCGCGCTCCTGCAGTTTTCAGGTGCATTAGGGTAACTGCCATAAATGGTGGGGAACCTGAGGTTGGATACCAGGCCATGGTGAACATAAGTGGCCATCTATTTAAAGGGTTCCTCTATGATCAAGGCATtgataagaaaaatttatttccaTGTATTTCAAAGATGCCCTCTAGTGAGAGAAATAGAGACTCCACTTCACCAATTCTTGATCCACCAGCTGCATATACAGCTTCTGGCAGTCAAAGATTGCTTCAAG
- the LOC8270873 gene encoding protein LATERAL ROOT PRIMORDIUM 1 isoform X4, producing the protein MLGLHNILLIAPPPSSSAPFHQQQITNINDQCNISNNQDAWTALKRYQQESCFAKKDALSIVDHEDNIENDNSNSSSRVCRDCGNRAKKECEFRRCRTCCKSRGYDCATHVKSTWVSAARRRERHGGDGGGGGGSSGSSSGGGGTKRPRENVTATSNSLSTSNNNVAASFSFDTGSNYQDGFSGAIDASFKQCLPSQVRAPAVFRCIRVTAINGGEPEVGYQAMVNISGHLFKGFLYDQGIDKKNLFPCISKMPSSERNRDSTSPILDPPAAYTASGSQRLLQGNE; encoded by the exons ATGTTAGGCCTCCATAACATTCTTCTCATAGCTCCACCACCTTCTTCTTCTGCTCCTTTTCATCAACAGCAAATAACCAATATCAATGACCAGtgcaacatttcaaacaatCAAGATGCTTGGACCGCTCTAAAGAGGTATCAACAAGAATCATGTTTTGCTAAAAAAGATGCATTAAGTATTGTCGATCATGAGGataatattgaaaatgatAATAGTAATAGCTCTTCTAGAGTTTGTAGAGATTGTGGAAATAGAGCTAAGAAAGAATGCGAGTTTAGAAGGTGCAGGACTTGCTGCAAGAGTAGAGGGTACGACTGTGCTACTCATGTGAAGAGCACGTGGGTTTCTGCTGCCAGGAGACGAGAGAGGCATGGGGGCGATGGTGGCGGTGGCGGTGGCTCTTCTGGGTCTTCTTCTGGTGGTGGTGGTACTAAAAGGCCAAGAGAGAATGTGACCGCTACATCTAATAGTTTGAGCACTTCTAATAACAATGTCGCTGCTTCTTTCAGTTTTGATACTGGCTCTAATTACCAAG ATGGTTTTTCTGGTGCTATAGATGCAAGCTTCAAGCAGTGTTTACCAAGTCAAGTTCGCGCTCCTGCAGTTTTCAGGTGCATTAGGGTAACTGCCATAAATGGTGGGGAACCTGAGGTTGGATACCAGGCCATGGTGAACATAAGTGGCCATCTATTTAAAGGGTTCCTCTATGATCAAGGCATtgataagaaaaatttatttccaTGTATTTCAAAGATGCCCTCTAGTGAGAGAAATAGAGACTCCACTTCACCAATTCTTGATCCACCAGCTGCATATACAGCTTCTGGCAGTCAAAGATTGCTTCAAG
- the LOC8270874 gene encoding receptor-like protein EIX1: MVMGINIPSSTNISVITILFLWSLLLSIFPVGFCNAGCIQSEREALLNFKLHLSDTSNKLANWVGDGDCCRWSGVICHNSTGHVLELHLGTPSFSEYTGPGSFYSQQAASLSVEYYARTALAGKISPSLLNLKYLRYLDLSNNNFEGIRIPKFLGSMESLRYLNLSNAGFGGMIPPQLGNLSNLQYLDLRVGDVHGFRARYTFNMHVENLHWLSSLSSLKFLDLSYVNLYSFDWLNVINSLPSLLQLHLSRCQLGGTSFPSTVNLNFSSLAILDLSVNDFQGPIPNSLQNLTSSLKELDLGYNSFNSSVPNWLYGFTNLEFLSLNSNRLQGNISSLIGNMTSLITLDLSSNLAISGGIPTSFKHLCNLRSLVLDTVTLSQKINDVLEILSGCISDELESFSMYSCQLSGYLTDDLGHFKNLASLDLSYNSISGPIPKSLRHLCNLRSLDLSGNRWSQEINDVLEILSDCPTNVLESLSLSDCELSGPIPSSLGEMASLIQLSLSSNKLNGTLPESFGQLTRLEIAFFDGNLLEGEVTEVHFANLTKLFIFDGSMMANGPVLRVGSNWTPPFQLHYLSLRSWKIGPQFPAWLHSLRYLEILDLSNSGISSTIPVWFWDMSSNFAYANLSHNQIHGVIPNVPVVSNDYRITMFDMSSNNFRGPVPYFSSNLSALDLSSNSFTGSIINFLCYKMQEVKKMEVLNLGGNLLSGEIPDCWLSWQSLTAINLSNNKFTGNIPKSIGTLSFLESVHFANNDLSGDIPLSIQNCRKLFTLDFSGNKLVGKIPSWIGKSFPDMIILILRGNKLHGQIPEEICRMASLQILDLADNNFSSMIPSCFSNFSGMVKVNDSFGSLTFDQSNVGPSPILIDSAILVIKGRVAEYSTILGFVKAIDLSNNNLSGEIPMNITSLVGLQSLSFSQNSLTGRIPKDIGAMQSLESIDFSQNHLFGEIPESISSLTFLSHLNLSNNKLTGKIPAGTQLRGFDPSSFMDNDLCGPPLPINCSKEGILHAPDDENEREEDENGFEVDWFYFFVSIAPGFVVGFWLVVGPLCFNRRWRFAYFRFLYDLWDKICWNFLTLCIRRNRRIY, translated from the exons ATGGTGATGGGAATCAATATACCGAGTAGCACTAATATTAGTGTAATTACCATTCTTTTCCTTTGGTCTCTTCTCTTGTCAATCTTTCCTGTTGGCTTCTGCAATGCTGGCTGCATTCAGAGTGAGAGAGAAGCTCTTTTGAACTTCAAGCTTCATCTTTCTGACACTTCAAACAAGCTGGCTAATTGGGTTGGCGATGGAGATTGCTGCAGATGGTCTGGAGTTATCTGCCACAATTCTACTGGCCATGTTCTTGAGCTCCATCTCGGAACTCCTTCTTTTTCGGAATATACAGGCCCCGGAAGTTTTTATTCTCAGCAAGCTGCTAGCCTATCTGTAGAGTATTATGCAAGGACCGCGTTGGCTGGTAAGATCAGTCCTtctttgttaaatttaaagtatttgaGGTACTTGGACTTGAGCAACAATAACTTTGAAGGAATTCGCATTCCCAAATTCCTTGGCTCCATGGAGAGTTTAAGATATCTTAACCTCTCTAATGCTGGATTTGGAGGAATGATTCCTCCTCAACTTGGAAATCTCTCAAATTTGCAATATCTTGATCTTCGAGTAGGAGACGTACATGGTTTTCGAGCAAGATACACATTTAATATGCATGTTGAGAATTTACATTGGCTTTCTAGTCTCTCTTCGTTAAAATTCCTTGATCTGAGTTATGTGAACCTTTACTCCTTTGATTGGCTGAATGTGATAAACTCACTCCCTTCTTTGCTACAATTGCATTTGTCTCGTTGCCAACTTGGTGGTACTTCATTCCCTTCAACTGTCAATCTCAACTTTTCTTCCCTTGCCATTCTTGATCTCTCAGTTAATGATTTTCAAGGTCCAATTCCAAATAGTCTTCAAAATCTGACGTCATCTCTTAAGGAACTCGACTTGGGTTacaattctttcaattcttcCGTACCCAATTGGTTATATGGTTTTACCAATCTAGAGTTCCTTAGCCTGAATTCCAATCGGTTGCAAGGTAATATTTCAAGTCTCATTGGAAACATGACTTCTCTAATCACTCTTGACCTGTCATCCAATCTTGCCATTAGCGGAGGAATTCCAACATCCTTCAAACATCTTTGCAATTTGAGATCACTTGTCTTAGATACTGTCACATTGagtcaaaaaataaatgacGTCCTTGAAATTCTTTCGGGGTGCATCTCAGATGAGCTAGAATCATTCTCTATGTATAGTTGTCAATTATCCGGTTATTTAACAGATGATCTTGGCCATTTTAAGAATCTTGCTTCTCTTGATCTCTCATATAATTCGATCTCAGGTCCAATTCCAAAATCCTTGAGACATCTTTGCAATTTGAGATCACTTGACTTATCAGGTAACAGATGGAGCCAAGAGATAAATGATGTCCTTGAAATTTTATCTGATTGTCCTACGAATGTGCTAGAGTCATTGTCTTTGAGTGACTGTGAACTCTCTGGTCCAATTCCATCATCTCTTGGTGAAATGGCATCCCTGATACAATTATCTCTCTCTTCTAATAAATTGAATGGAACTCTTCCTGAATCTTTTGGACAGCTTACAAGATTAGAAATTGCTTTTTTCGATGGTAATTTATTGGAGGGTGAGGTTACTGAGGTTCACTTCGCAAATCTCACcaaattgtttatttttgatgGATCAATGATGGCCAATGGTCCAGTGTTGAGAGTTGGGTCCAATTGGACTCCTCCTTTTCAACTTCATTACCTATCTTTACGGTCTTGGAAGATTGGGCCACAATTTCCTGCATGGCTTCATTCTTTAAGGTATTTAGAAATTCTGGATTTATCTAATTCAGGGATTTCAAGCACTATTCCAGTTTGGTTTTGGGATATGTCTTCTAATTTTGCTTATGCAAATCTATCTCACAACCAAATACATGGAGTGATTCCAAATGTTCCTGTTGTTTCTAATGATTACAGGATCACAATGTTTGATATGAGTTCAAATAATTTTAGGGGACCAGTACCTTATTTCTCTTCCAATTTGAGTGCATTAGATCTTTCTAGTAATTCTTTTACAGGATCTATAATCAACTTCTTGTGTTACAAAATGCAAGAAGTGAAGAAGATGGAAGTACTTAATCTTGGAGGAAATCTTTTGTCCGGTGAGATACCAGACTGTTGGTTGAGTTGGCAAAGTTTGACAGCCATAAATTTAAGCAACAATAAATTTACTGGCAATATTCCCAAGTCCATTGGAACTCTAAGCTTTCTTGAGTCAGTGCATTTTGCCAATAATGATCTCTCTGGTGATATACCCttatcaattcaaaattgTAGAAAGCTGTTCACACTTGATTTTAGTGGAAACAAATTGGTAGGAAAAATTCCATCATGGATTGGAAAGAGCTTTCCAGATATGATCATTCTCATTCTGCGTGGAAATAAGTTACATGGTCAAATTCCCGAGGAGATTTGTCGCATGGCTTCTTTACAAATATTAGACCTTGCTGATAATAACTTCTCTAGTATGATACCGAGCTGTTTCAGTAACTTCAGTGGAATGGTTAAAGTGAATGACTCTTTCGGAAGCTTGACTTTTGATCAAAGTAACGTCGGCCCTTCTCCAATCCTTATTGATAGCGCTATACTAGTCATAAAAGGAAGAGTGGCAGAGTATAGTACTATTCTTGGATTTGTGAAAGCTATTGATCTTTccaataataatttatctgGAGAGATTCCAATGAATATCACAAGCCTGGTAGGATTACAATCCTTGAGCTTCTCACAAAATTCATTGACTGGAAGAATTCCAAAGGACATTGGTGCTATGCAATCATTGGAATCTATAGACTTCTCTCAAAACCACCTTTTTGGTGAAATTCCTGAAAGCATTTCGAGTTTGACATTTTTGAGTCACTTGAACCTCTCCAATAACAAATTGACAGGAAAAATACCTGCAGGAACTCAGTTAAGAGGCTTTGATCCATCTAGTTTCATGGACAATGATCTTTGTGGGCCTCCTCTACCCATAAATTGTAGCAAGGAAGGTATTTTGCATGCACCAGATGATGAGAAcgaaagagaagaagatgaaaatgGATTCGAAGTCGACtggttttatttctttgtgaGCATTGCACCAGGATTTGTGGTGGGATTCTGGCTCGTAGTGGGTCCTCTATGCTTTAACAGGCGATGGAGGTTTGCATATTTTCGATTTCTATACGATTTGTGGGACAAGATTTGCTGGAATTTTTT AACACTCTGCATTAGGAGGAATCGAAGAATTTACTAG
- the LOC125370918 gene encoding uncharacterized protein LOC125370918, with protein MEGLRREMGRLQARTDDEGLKEFSEVSSELGRGWRRICSTEEQNQDLLRPITDEEIRLAVFFQHPDKSLRIDDMSPAFSQRYWEVIKSDLCASVRSCRETGEFPPQMLDTLITLVSKKARPMMISDFRPISFSNVFNKIVAKVIASRLKKVLPNLISENQSAFVENRLIRDNIMISFEIMHFLSRKKQGKEGLVALKLNMSKAYDRVEWLFLEKVMLSLGFCEQFVQLVMACVRGVRYFVSQEGQLLGPINPSRVLRQGDPLLPYLFISCADWLSFAIQEKANRGEIHGVKISRSAPTITHLLFADDSLFFFKANMLELGHIKSVL; from the exons ATGGAAGGGCTTAGGCGAGAGATGGGTCGGCTACAAGCTAGAACAGATGATGAAGGATTGAAGGAGTTTAGTGAAGTGTCATCTGAGTTGGGTAGA GGTTGGAGGAGGATTTGTTCCACTGAGGAGCAGAACCAGGACTTGTTAAGACCAATTACGGATGAGGAGATTCGATTGGCGGTATTTTTCCAACATCCGGATAAATCTCTAAGGATAGATGATATGTCTCCGGCCTTTTCTCAAAGATATTGGGAAGTTATAAAATCTGATCTGTGTGCTAGTGTTAGGAGTTGTCGTGAAACGGGCGAATTTCCCCCGCAGATGCTTGATACGTTAATCACACTGGTTTCAAAAAAAGCAAGGCCTATGATGATTTCTGATTTTCGACCAATATCATTTTCCAATGTCTTTAACAAAATTGTTGCAAAGGTGATAGCTAGTCGTCTGAAGAAGGTACTGCCAAACTTGATCTCAGAGAACCAGAGCGCTTTTGTAGAAAATCGTTTAATCAGGGATAACATCATGATATCCTTTGAGATCATGCATTTTCTTAGCAGAAAGAAGCAGGGTAAGGAGGGTCTTGTGGCCTTAAAGCTCAATATGAGTAAGGCATATGACCGTGTGGAGTGGCTGTTTTTGGAGAAGGTGATGTTATCACTAGGTTTCTGTGAGCAATTTGTTCAATTGGTTATGGCTTGTGTTAGGGGAGTGAGATATTTTGTGTCTCAGGAAGGTCAGTTGTTAGGACCAATCAATCCATCCAGGGTGCTACGACAAGGAGATCCACTTTTACCGTATCTCTTTATATCATGTGCGGACTGGTTGAGTTTTGCCATTCAGGAGAAGGCAAACAGGGGTGAGATACATGGGGTGAAAATTAGTAGAAGTGCTCCAACTATAACCCATTTGCTTTTTGCCGACGATAgtctgtttttctttaaagctAATATGTTAGAGTTGGGACATATTAAAAGCGTTCTTTAG
- the LOC125370919 gene encoding uncharacterized protein LOC125370919 → MCREATPQSSLVLPYSSRHSFVTIMDPESESLERSKIELRLRKNSEMELKDFACRIVTDNSRPFTVLDEEEGEEEAPMENLKWCLVGKIIADKVVNFQAMRNTMAMLWRPLQGVQVHKAPCGCRSEKVVKSIGNYVGTYVESDEKNFDGSWKEFIRVKIKIDVSKPIMAFMKIKKPGGDWLNLEFNYERLGIACFICGRVGHSDKFYRCLLEFENIVYKLSKEVRAPPRRSQIASAGEIWLRDGGRGGRGSEWKNPYDYGNSAIRVDSPTENDTINLKEIFKGGDYASNLGLDGRKNLDFEDSGGLDKERVIFIEGKRRKMDEVVTTSQIEEGILGHKEPQAHGVRVGGF, encoded by the exons ATGTGCAGAGAAGCCACGCCACAAAGCTCCTTGG TACTTCCATATTCTTCACGTCATTCATTTGTAACAATTATGGATCCCGAAAGTGAATCGCTGGAAAGATCTAAGATTGAACTTAgatt GAGAAAGAATTCTGAGATGGAGCTCAAGGACTTTGCCTGTAGAATTGTCACAGACAACTCCAGACCATTTACG GTTCTCGATGAAGAGGAAGGGGAGGAAGAGGCTCCGATGGAAAATCTGAAATGGTGTCTGGTAGGGAAAATAATCGCAGACAAAGTGGTTAACTTTCAAGCGATGCGAAACACTATGGCGATGTTATGGCGTCCTCTCCAAGGG GTCCAGGTGCATAAAGCTCCATGTGGATGCCGGAGTGAAAAGGTCGTTAAGAGTATTGGTAATTATGTGGGAACTTATGTGGAATCTGATGAGAAGAACTTTGATGGCTCATGGAAGGAGTTTATAAGAGTAAAGATTAAGATTGATGTTTCTAAACCCATAATGGCGTTCATGAAGATCAAAAAACCAGGTGGTGACTGGCTTAATCTGgaatttaattatgaaagaCTTGGAATAGCGTGCTTTATCTGTGGAAGGGTAGGCCATTCAGATAAATTCTATAGGTGCTTATTGGAGTTTGAAAACATAGTCTATAAACTGTCTAAGGAAGTTCGAGCTCCCCCTAGACGATCACAAATTGCCAGCGCCGGTGAAATATGGCTCCGGGATGGTGGAAGAGGCGGACGTGGGAGTGAATGGAAGAATCCATACGATTATGGAAACTCCGCGATAAGGGTTGATTCTCCAACAGAAAATGATACGATAAATCTGAAGGAGATATTCAAGGGAGGAGATTACGCGAGTAATTTGGGGCTTGATGGAAGGAAAAATTTGGATTTTGAAGATAGCGGGGGCCTGGATAAGGAAAGGGTGATATTTATAGAAGGAAAGAGGAGGAAAATGGATGAGGTAGTTACTACAAGTCAAATTGAGGAAGGGATATTGGGCCATAAGGAACCTCAAGCCCATGGAGTAAGAGTTGGTGGATTCTAA
- the LOC8270878 gene encoding uncharacterized protein LOC8270878 isoform X2, with amino-acid sequence MSLTPLRLTSLLNYPKFQSCSSSSPPPRRLVSHGRSPANDYKLVLYDALDSSGIDTTHARDARKGFLTEIENLSQIERAASISINRCVDLGRTALYIAAEDDSLVSRSSVPLPVDAFIKVLDDLSLGYCSHYSLSFRDSPESFINSLETYLYVKKGFRRTNAKDQLDIQALYLPSVLMHLSGSAALLSLIYSEVLKMLRLWDLFDFDYEIFFPHELHALPRGYDKQKSTESDQKHIMITQTLLEEILRDLKEAFWPFPFDSSKSLFLRGAHAASYIDKSSNDGEESFQLASIKTAQYRFATNVRFGDMRRALAACERLILLESDPKEFRDYSILLYHCGFYEESWKFLKLYEDIKSSSLEKQSSNKYSNPEEDAAEKLMSRLNFILMEKSWSKPSNS; translated from the exons ATGAGTTTAACTCCATTAAGATTAACCTCTCTACTTAATTACCCCAAGTTCCAATCTTGTTCTTCCTCTTCTCCTCCACCACGACGTCTGGTTTCCCATGGAAGATCACCAGCCAATGACTACAAACTCGTTTTATATGATGCCTTGGATTCTTCTGGAATCGACACCACCCATGCCAGA GATGCGAGGAAGGGTTTCTTGACAGAGATTGAGAATTTATCACAAATAGAGAGGGCAGCGAGCATTAGCATTAATAGATGTGTGGATTTGGGAAGAACTGCTCTTTATATAGCAGCTGAAGATGATTCGCTTGTATCTCGCTCTTCAGTGCCACTTCCTGTGGATGCTTTCATTAAAGTTCTGGATGATCTTTCCTTAGGCTATTGCTCTCACTACAGTTTATCGTTTAGGGATTCTCCTGAGAGTTTTATTAACAGCTTGGAAACGTATTTGTATGTGAAGAAG GGTTTTCGGAGAACCAATGCAAAGGACCAATTAGACATACAAGCTTTGTATCTCCCTTCA GTTTTGATGCATCTTTCAGGTTCAGCTGCGCTGCTTTCACTTATATACTCCGAAGTCCTGAAAATGCTCCGGTTATGGgatctttttgattttgattatgAGATATTTTTCCCTCATGAACTTCATGCTCTTCCTAGAGGCTATGACAAGCAGAAGAGCACTGAATCTGATCAAAAGCACATCATGATAACACAAACACTGTTAGAGGAG ATTTTGAGAGATTTGAAGGAGGCATTCTGGCCATTTCCATTTGACAGCTCGAAGAGTTTATTCTTAAGGGGAGCACATGCTGCtagttatattgataaatcaaGTAATGATGGTGAAGAAAG CTTTCAGCTTGCATCCATAAAGACTGCTCAATACAGGTTCGCCACTAATGTGCGTTTTGGGGATATGAGGCGTGCATTAGCAG CATGCGAACGTCTAATACTCCTGGAATCTGACCCAAAGGAATTCAGAGATTACAGCATTCTTTTGTATCATTGTGGTTTTTATGAAGAGTCATGGAAATTTCTAAAGTTATATGAAGACATTAAG AGCTCTTCTTTAGAAAAACAATCATCCAACAAATATAGCAACCCAGAGGAAGATGCTGCAGAGAAATTGATGAGTCGACTCAACTTCATTTTAATGGAGAAAAGTTGGAGTAAGCCTTCCAATAGTTAG
- the LOC8270878 gene encoding uncharacterized protein LOC8270878 isoform X1 yields MSLTPLRLTSLLNYPKFQSCSSSSPPPRRLVSHGRSPANDYKLVLYDALDSSGIDTTHARDARKGFLTEIENLSQIERAASISINRCVDLGRTALYIAAEDDSLVSRSSVPLPVDAFIKVLDDLSLGYCSHYSLSFRDSPESFINSLETYLYVKKGFRRTNAKDQLDIQALYLPSVLMHLSGSAALLSLIYSEVLKMLRLWDLFDFDYEIFFPHELHALPRGYDKQKSTESDQKHIMITQTLLEEILRDLKEAFWPFPFDSSKSLFLRGAHAASYIDKSSNDGEESSFQLASIKTAQYRFATNVRFGDMRRALAACERLILLESDPKEFRDYSILLYHCGFYEESWKFLKLYEDIKSSSLEKQSSNKYSNPEEDAAEKLMSRLNFILMEKSWSKPSNS; encoded by the exons ATGAGTTTAACTCCATTAAGATTAACCTCTCTACTTAATTACCCCAAGTTCCAATCTTGTTCTTCCTCTTCTCCTCCACCACGACGTCTGGTTTCCCATGGAAGATCACCAGCCAATGACTACAAACTCGTTTTATATGATGCCTTGGATTCTTCTGGAATCGACACCACCCATGCCAGA GATGCGAGGAAGGGTTTCTTGACAGAGATTGAGAATTTATCACAAATAGAGAGGGCAGCGAGCATTAGCATTAATAGATGTGTGGATTTGGGAAGAACTGCTCTTTATATAGCAGCTGAAGATGATTCGCTTGTATCTCGCTCTTCAGTGCCACTTCCTGTGGATGCTTTCATTAAAGTTCTGGATGATCTTTCCTTAGGCTATTGCTCTCACTACAGTTTATCGTTTAGGGATTCTCCTGAGAGTTTTATTAACAGCTTGGAAACGTATTTGTATGTGAAGAAG GGTTTTCGGAGAACCAATGCAAAGGACCAATTAGACATACAAGCTTTGTATCTCCCTTCA GTTTTGATGCATCTTTCAGGTTCAGCTGCGCTGCTTTCACTTATATACTCCGAAGTCCTGAAAATGCTCCGGTTATGGgatctttttgattttgattatgAGATATTTTTCCCTCATGAACTTCATGCTCTTCCTAGAGGCTATGACAAGCAGAAGAGCACTGAATCTGATCAAAAGCACATCATGATAACACAAACACTGTTAGAGGAG ATTTTGAGAGATTTGAAGGAGGCATTCTGGCCATTTCCATTTGACAGCTCGAAGAGTTTATTCTTAAGGGGAGCACATGCTGCtagttatattgataaatcaaGTAATGATGGTGAAGAAAG TAGCTTTCAGCTTGCATCCATAAAGACTGCTCAATACAGGTTCGCCACTAATGTGCGTTTTGGGGATATGAGGCGTGCATTAGCAG CATGCGAACGTCTAATACTCCTGGAATCTGACCCAAAGGAATTCAGAGATTACAGCATTCTTTTGTATCATTGTGGTTTTTATGAAGAGTCATGGAAATTTCTAAAGTTATATGAAGACATTAAG AGCTCTTCTTTAGAAAAACAATCATCCAACAAATATAGCAACCCAGAGGAAGATGCTGCAGAGAAATTGATGAGTCGACTCAACTTCATTTTAATGGAGAAAAGTTGGAGTAAGCCTTCCAATAGTTAG